In Plasmodium chabaudi chabaudi strain AS genome assembly, chromosome: 10, a single genomic region encodes these proteins:
- a CDS encoding ATP-dependent RNA helicase DBP4, putative, with protein MIDYKRKIDKNNKIHNKNYHNKVKKHKGNKQFRKNSNADERAQLQKEIDEKLSFIVEENKRKQYDELRLNIENEQKKDIENEKKKKKKNDSGAAESDNEVKRYKNNLTIIDKNVLTQQEFKSLPISKKTLRSLNENNFTHMTNIQSVSIPIVLLNKHIYAQAQTGTGKTLCFCVPLIEKLYRDNIDSSNKILGGLIITPTRELVFQIFEVLNMLNKYHKLNICCAIGGKDEEREKAIFSYSNIIVCTPGRLLYHLENNYYCNLDYLSTLIIDEIDKLIDKSFYDNLKSILLYKPKDNCQICLFSATICKFLNIILKTFNIKDYEYVSINNNDKYIESNNIKQIYIECSIYDKINYLYTFLFSKKNRKIIVFFSTCKQVRFMFEVFKKIKVGVMKFLQLHGKLKQTSRLNTYHLFSKKNNFVCLFTTDIACRGLDFASVDWVIHFDFPDNLETFIHRSGRTGRFTNVGNSLIFLTNETDNKKYFLNVLRENNIEIVEKFIKKQKLFDINKKIHSLNAAFVEIKHLAKKALIIYLRHLYIIMKFRGIKNLDLNQLAYAYGLIEFSQEMMDELNINDGNKIEMKKKRSRFEKFLEILKARKSKKGGKEGNGEDANENKRDTMNKSEYNNPDDSDESENKLKPNKTQKSRDIAKENTTSDNDDITNMQEEDDLFVPQRVEIEDSGPLLLPTKKRRKRVKVAKMLSNSVLYDDVGNEINDENVKFKILVNELNENEEMEQSDIEGKDTETDDEHTKNKRDEKSYIELLKEKVEKDNEQIKIDKLKKKENMMNRDNSDNSDEQSDYDKESSSYQEDDYSSSENSSIMNDQVDDTKKMNKLIDKKSQTKKQKEDKLTENISDLEDKVMMFL; from the exons ATGATAGACTATAAAAGGAAGAtcgataaaaataataaaatccACAATAAAAACTATCATAATAAGGTAAAAAAGCACAAAGGAAATAAACAGTTTCGAAAAAATAGCAATGCAGATGAAAGGGCACAACTACAAAAAGAGATTGACGAAAAGTTAAGCTTTATAGtggaagaaaataaaaggaaGCAATATGATGAATTGAGACTCAATATAGAAAacgaacaaaaaaaagatatagaaaatgaaaaaaaaaagaaaaagaaaaatgataGTGGGGCAGCAGAAAGTGATAACGAAGTTAAGaggtataaaaataacttaACTATAATTgacaaaaatgtattaacaCAACAAGAATTTAAAAGTTTACcaataagtaaaaaaacattaagatcattaaatgaaaataattttactcATATGACAAATATACAATCGGTGTCTATACCTAtcgttttattaaataaacatatatatgctcaAGCACAAACTGGAACAGGAAAAACATTATGTTTTTGTGTACCATTAATTGAAAAACTTTATAGAGATAACATTGATAGttctaataaaatattaggAGGATTAATTATAACTCCAACAAGAGAATTAgtatttcaaatatttgaaGTTTTAAACatgttaaataaatatcataaattaaatatttgttgTGCAATAGGCGGAAAAGATGAAGAAAGAGAAAAAGCAATTTTTAGTTATTCCAATATTATAGTATGTACACCAGGCAgattattatatcatttagaaaataattattattgtaattTAGACTATTTAAGTACTTTAATAATTGATGaaattgataaattaattgataaaagtttttatgataatttaaaaagtattttattatataaaccTAAAGACAATTGtcaaatttgtttattttcagccacaatatgtaaatttttaaatatcatattaaaaacatttaacATTAAAGATTATGAATACGTcagtataaataataatgataaatatatagaaagtaataatataaaacaaatatatattgaatgCAGTATATAtgacaaaattaattatttatatacttttttattttcaaaaaaaaatagaaaaataattgtttttttttcaacatgCAAACAAGTTCGATTTATGTTTgaagtttttaaaaaaattaaagtgGGAGTTAtgaaatttttacaattacATGGAAAATTAAAGCAAACATCACGATTAAACacatatcatttattttcaaaaaaaaataattttgtttgtttatttacaaCAGATATAGCTTGTAGAGGTCTTGATTTTGCTTCAGTTGATTGGGTTATACATTTTGATTTCCCAGACAATTTAGAAACATTTATTCATAGATCGGGTAGAACTGGTAGATTTACTAATGTAGGAAATAGTCTTATCTTTTTAACAAATGAGactgataataaaaaatattttttaaatgtattaagggaaaataatattgaaatagtggagaaatttattaaaaaacaaaaactttttgatattaataaaaaaatacattctTTAAACGCAGCGTTTGTTGAAATTAAACATTTAGCAAAGAAAGCATTGATCATTTATTTAAggcatttatatattattatgaaatttAGAGGTATTAAAAATCTTGATTTAAATCAGCTAGCCTATGCATATGGGCTTATCGAATTTTCTCAAGAAATGATGGATGAgttgaatataaatgatggaaataaaattgaaatgaaaaagaagagATCCAGATTTGAAAAGTTTTTAGAAATACTCAAAGCTCGCAAGTCGAAAAAGGGAGGAAAAGAAGGAAATGGGGAGGATGcgaatgaaaataaaagggATACCATGAACAAGTCAGAATATAACAATCCTGATGATAGTGATGAATCAGAGAATAAATTGAAACCAAACAAAACTCAAAAGTCAAGAGACATAGCAAAAGAAAACACAACTTCAGACAATGATGATATTACGAATATGCAAGAAGAGGatgatttatttgttcCTCAAAGAGTTGAAATTGAAGACAGTGGacctttattattaccaaCTAAAAAAAGGAGAAAGCGAGTCAAGGTAGCTAAAATGCTAAGTAATAGTGTATTATATGATGATGTAGggaatgaaataaatgatgaaaatgtaaAGTTTAAGATATTGgtaaatgaattaaatgaaaatgaagaaatggAACAAAGTGATATAGAAGGTAAAGATACTGAAACAGATGATGAGCATACAAAGAACAAGCGTGATgaaaaatcatatattgaattattaaaagaaaaagttgaaaaagataatgagcaaataaaaatcgataagctaaagaaaaaagaaaatatgatgaaTAGAGATAATTCCGATAATTCAGATGAACAATCTGATTATGACAAGGAATCATCATCTTATCAAGAGGACGACTATAGCAGTTCTGAAAATAGTAGCATCATGAATGACCAAGTGGATGATaccaaaaaaatgaataaattaattgatAAGAAATCTCAAAccaaaaaacaaaaagaagACAAATTAACTG aaaatatatcagATTTAGAGGACAAAGTAATgatgtttttataa
- a CDS encoding calmodulin, putative has product MSSIDTLIKESFSAVDKNADGFISSFELVYALRCIGIAPESKYLYSEEYKVYSIVEYSKIAKKHLGDSTPKEKIVEALKVLDKSNSGKLSVDILVFLVRTMSDILVEDDYQEFKKYIDPKNEEFISIPELADKILA; this is encoded by the coding sequence atgtctAGCATTGATACTTTAATTAAGGAATCCTTTTCCGCCGTAGACAAAAATGCCGACGGCTTCATTTCCAGTTTCGAGTTAGTATATGCCCTAAGATGTATTGGGATAGCACCAGAGAGTAAATATCTCTACAGTGAAGAATATAAAGTTTATTCAATAGTCGAATATTCTAAAATCGCAAAGAAACATTTAGGTGATTCTACACCAAAAGAGAAAATCGTAGAAGCACTTAAAGTATTAGATAAATCAAACAGTGGTAAATTGTCAGTAGATATTTTAGTTTTTTTGGTCAGAACAATGAGCGATATTTTAGTAGAAGATGATTATcaagaatttaaaaaatacattgaCCCTAAAAATGAAGAGTTTATAAGTATACCAGAACTTGcagataaaatattagcTTAA